Part of the Deltaproteobacteria bacterium genome is shown below.
CTGGAGCCTGCCGGGCGGTGCCGTGGAAGTGGGAGAATCTCTGGAAGCGGCTCTGATCCGAGAGCTGATGGAGGAAACCTCCTTGACCGTCGAGGTGCTGGGGATTACCGCGGTCCTGGAGCGCATCTATCGGGATGGCCAAGGGCGGGTTCCTTATCATTATGTGCTGATCGATTATGTCTGCCAATACCGGCAAGGCCCCCTGCGGACCGGCTCCGATATTACTGATGCCCGGTTTGTGCTCTTCTCTGAACTGGCGGATTATCAACTAGCCGATTATACCGCCACGGTCATCCGGCGGGCCTGGGAACAGTACCAGCAGGGCAGCTATCTCCCCCAAATTTCCTCATAAGGATTAGTTATGGGAACATCCATGGCCCTGCTGCAGATCCGTGATCTAAGCATGCGCTTCGGCGGCCTGACGGCCTTGGAAAATTTCCGGCTCAGTTTGCCAGAGGGAACTTTGCACGGCCTTATCGGACCCAATGGAGCCGGCAAAACTACGGTCTTTAATCTGATCAGCGGTTTTCTGCGGCCAACCTCCGGCCAGATTTTTTTCCGGGGCGCGGACATCACCCACTTGCCCCCGCAACGCCTGGCCCACCGAGGTATTGGCCGTACCTTCCAAAATATCCGGCTGTTTGGGGATTTGAGTGTCCTTGAAAATATTTTGGTGGCCTGCCACTGGCGCACCCGGGCCAGCTTCTGGGAAGCGATCGGCCGGCTGCCCCGCTTTATTCGTGAAGAAAGCCAGGACTTGAAACGCAGCCTGGACCTGCTGGAGGAGGTGGGCCTGCCGGATCAGGCCCAGGAGAAAGCCGGGCAACTGCCCTACGGACACCAGCGCCGCCTGGAAATTGCCCGGGCCCTGGCTACCGGGGCCCAATTGCTGCTGTTGGATGAACCAGCCGCCGGACTCAACCCCCAGGAAACCATCGAGTTAATGGAATTTTTACAAAATCTCCGAAAGCGCTATCAGCTCACCATCTTGTTGATCGAACACAATATAAAATTTGTCATGGGGATCTGCGAACGGTTGACCGTTCTGGATCATGGCCTCATCATTGCCGAGGGCACCCCTCTCGAGGTCCAGGATAATCCCCGGGTCCGGCAAGCCTACCTGGGGTCTGAGTTAGAAAACTGCGCGGTTCCCAACACGCCGAATAAAGCTGATCAGAAATAACTTAAGATTAGCTGGTAAAGTTTGCCGGATAAATCTATCAAATGGCAAAAGGCCTGAGTACCCGGCCTTTTTTTCTGCGCCTGCAAGTAAATCAGAGCATTATTATCTATCCTGATAGTAATCGACATCCATAGTTATTAGTTTTTTGCTTTTCATTTGCGGTAAAGTCAACTATGATACTGGTTCATTAAAGGAAGGCTGGGGGGCAGGGGAATAGCCTGGCTGCCTCGAATATCACAATTCTGTAAGCTCTGCTTTTTCCACGAGGCGGCTGATTTGGCTGTTAAGGAGGATCATTGCAGGCGGACGAATTGAGGGAGAGGTCCGTCGCTCTCCCCCGGACAACCTTGTCAAAGACTTACGATGAGCAGTTCAGATCTATCTTGACACGATAAATTTTCCATCGTCACCAGTGAATAAGGACAAAAAACCATGGCTCTGTGCAACCAGATTAAGCTAAGCCCCAAAATTTTTAATGGTAATCGGCCAGGCCATCCGGGCCGGGGCAGATTTTTTGGGCTGGCCCTACTCTTAGTCCTCGCTTACGGTTGCACCAAAGTGGGGCCGGACTATGTGCGGCCTCCGGTCAAGGTGTTGGATAACTGGCTGGAAGTGGATGATAAGCGGGTGAAAACGGATTTTGCAGAGTACCGGGACTGGTGGCAGGTTTTCAATGATCCGGTTCTCAACCAGCTCATCGATTTAGCCTATCAGGAGAACCTGAACCTGCGCCTCGCCGGGGTGCGGGTGCTGGAGGCCCGGGCTCAACTCGGGGTCGCGGTAGGCGAGTTGTTTCCCCAGACTCAACAAGCCTTCGGCTCGGTGGAAAAGATTAGAGAAAGTGGGCGCTCGCCACAGGCGGTGCCGGGCAGTGAATTAGGCTATGCCCAGTCCCAGATCGGGTTGGGAGCCAGTTGGGAAATCGACTTCTGGGGCAAATTCCGCCGGGCCATTGAGTCCGCCGATGCCAGCCTGGCGGCTACCATTGCCAATTATGATAGTACCCTGGTGAGTCTCACCGCCGAAGTGGCGACTTTTTATATCTTAAGCCGGACTCTGGAAAAACGGCTGAGCATTGCTCGCCGCAATGTCGAGCTCCAGAAAGAAAGTTTGCAGATCGCTGAGGCCCGGTTCCAGGGCGGCACCACCTCTCAGCGAGACGTGGAGCAGGCCAAGACGGTGCTGGCCAGCACCCAGGCCACTATCCCCACCCTCGACACGCAACTGCGTCAGGCCCGACATGCCCTCAGCATTTTGCTGGGCCGGCCACCGGGTCAACTGGCCGACTTGCTGGCCGGTAAGTCGGAGATTCCCGCGCCCCCGCCCCAAGTGGTGGTCGGCATCCCCGCGGACCTGCTGCGTCGGCGGCCGGATATTCGCCGTGCTGAATTGCAAGCCGCATCACAGTGTGCCAGAATCGGCATTGCCAAAGCCGATCTCTACCCGGCTTTTTCCTTGACCGGCTCCTTCGGTTTCCAGGCCAGTGATGTGAGAAGCTTTTCTTTGGGGGATATGTTCGAATGGCGCAGCCGCACCGGCTCTATCGGCCCCTCCTTTTTATGGAATATTCTTAACTATGGCCGCCTCACCAACCGGGTACGGATCCAGGATGCTCGGTTTCAGGAGCGGCTCATCGCTTATCAGAATACCGTTCTGAAGGCGCAACAAGAGGTGGAGGACGCCCTGATCGCCTTTCTAAGGGCGCAAGAACGGGCTGAGTTTCTGGCGGAAAGCGCGGCCGCGGCCATACGTTCTTTAGATCTGGCGGTTCTGCAATATCGGGAGGGGATCACCGATTTCACCACCGTCCTGACCGCCCAACAAGCCCTGCTTCAACAGCAAGACAATCTGGCCAGGACAATGGGCCACATCTCCAGCAATCTGGTCGGAGTCTATCGGGCCCTGGGCGGTGGTTGGCAGCTTCGTCAGGGACGGGATTTTGTCCCGACCGCGACCAAAGAAGTTATGGCGAAACGTACTAACTGGGGAAGATTGTTAACCCCGGTAGACTATGTGCCCTCCCCGCCAGATTAATGTCTGGTTCATTCTTATCCGAACTTGGAGTTTGGAATCATGGTTTCTTGTAAACCAGAATCATTTGGGGTGTTAAGGCGTCTTGGGTGGGCAATAATCCAGATTCTGATCGTAGTAACCATGGGGTGTGGCGAAAGCAATACCTATGCGCCGCCGCCCCCTCCTCAGGTTACGGTAGCCCTACCCAAGCAACAGGTGGTTACCGATTACCTGGAATTTACCGGCAATACCCTGGCGTTTAATACCGTAGAACTCCGGGCACGGGTGGAGGGCTACCTGGAAAAGGTGCTCTTCCAGGACGGCGAACACGTAAAAAAGGGGCAATTGTTGTTCCTTATTCAACAGGATACTTACGAAGCCAAACTTCGGCAGGCGGAAGCCGAAGTGCTGGCTAATCAGGCCCGTCTCGACCATGCCCGCACTGAGTTTGCCCGGTTCCTGAGGCTGGTGGAACAGAAGGCGGCGGCGCAAACCGATGTCGATCGCTGGCGGTATGAGCGGGATGCGGCCCAGGCCGCACTCCTGGCTGCCAAGGCCCAACGGGACCTGGCCAAACTCGATCTGAGCTATACCCGGGTCACCGCGCCCTTTGACGGGCGGATCGATCGCCGTCTCAAAGACCCCGGCAATCTGGTCGGCGCTGGCCAGGAAACGGTGCTGGCGGAGATCAATCAGATTGACCCGATATATGCTTATTTCAATATCAATGAGATAGACTTACTGCGTCTTAGGGACGAGTCTCCCAAGGAAGGTGAATCCAATCAGGATAAAAAATACCCGGTTTATTT
Proteins encoded:
- a CDS encoding NUDIX hydrolase, giving the protein MKRHYPDQPIIGVGAVIFKEDRVLVVRRGQEPGQGSWSLPGGAVEVGESLEAALIRELMEETSLTVEVLGITAVLERIYRDGQGRVPYHYVLIDYVCQYRQGPLRTGSDITDARFVLFSELADYQLADYTATVIRRAWEQYQQGSYLPQISS
- a CDS encoding ABC transporter ATP-binding protein, which translates into the protein MALLQIRDLSMRFGGLTALENFRLSLPEGTLHGLIGPNGAGKTTVFNLISGFLRPTSGQIFFRGADITHLPPQRLAHRGIGRTFQNIRLFGDLSVLENILVACHWRTRASFWEAIGRLPRFIREESQDLKRSLDLLEEVGLPDQAQEKAGQLPYGHQRRLEIARALATGAQLLLLDEPAAGLNPQETIELMEFLQNLRKRYQLTILLIEHNIKFVMGICERLTVLDHGLIIAEGTPLEVQDNPRVRQAYLGSELENCAVPNTPNKADQK
- a CDS encoding efflux transporter outer membrane subunit, encoding MALCNQIKLSPKIFNGNRPGHPGRGRFFGLALLLVLAYGCTKVGPDYVRPPVKVLDNWLEVDDKRVKTDFAEYRDWWQVFNDPVLNQLIDLAYQENLNLRLAGVRVLEARAQLGVAVGELFPQTQQAFGSVEKIRESGRSPQAVPGSELGYAQSQIGLGASWEIDFWGKFRRAIESADASLAATIANYDSTLVSLTAEVATFYILSRTLEKRLSIARRNVELQKESLQIAEARFQGGTTSQRDVEQAKTVLASTQATIPTLDTQLRQARHALSILLGRPPGQLADLLAGKSEIPAPPPQVVVGIPADLLRRRPDIRRAELQAASQCARIGIAKADLYPAFSLTGSFGFQASDVRSFSLGDMFEWRSRTGSIGPSFLWNILNYGRLTNRVRIQDARFQERLIAYQNTVLKAQQEVEDALIAFLRAQERAEFLAESAAAAIRSLDLAVLQYREGITDFTTVLTAQQALLQQQDNLARTMGHISSNLVGVYRALGGGWQLRQGRDFVPTATKEVMAKRTNWGRLLTPVDYVPSPPD
- a CDS encoding efflux RND transporter periplasmic adaptor subunit, with translation MVSCKPESFGVLRRLGWAIIQILIVVTMGCGESNTYAPPPPPQVTVALPKQQVVTDYLEFTGNTLAFNTVELRARVEGYLEKVLFQDGEHVKKGQLLFLIQQDTYEAKLRQAEAEVLANQARLDHARTEFARFLRLVEQKAAAQTDVDRWRYERDAAQAALLAAKAQRDLAKLDLSYTRVTAPFDGRIDRRLKDPGNLVGAGQETVLAEINQIDPIYAYFNINEIDLLRLRDESPKEGESNQDKKYPVYLGLADEQGFPHQGYLDFAAISLSPTTGTLLLRGVFPNPDGKILSGLFARLRIPVRKERSALLVPEVAIGYDQQGSYVLLVDDQNVVVRCQVQLGAKVDDWRVIEEGLTGDERVIINGLLRAIPGKPVTPVQEGQEGSEQKGEMTSNQAKPKKAVP